The following are encoded in a window of Trichormus variabilis 0441 genomic DNA:
- a CDS encoding phospholipase D family protein codes for MILPAIQLEKLCAEAHKDILLAAPFIKVSVLERLFLKISNDVKVKCITRWHPEEILAGVSDLEVWNIIKARPNCSLWLKHNLHAKFYRADEECLVGSANLTASALGWSNHPNFEILVVLPATYNNLKTFEAELLAGCIQIDDGLFEQMSITIEILKNHHLQQLPLPTVEVKESSFENLAQAQAKINYWLPTLRNPEDLYLAYSGQLEKLTTISRKAALLDIHTLPLTPNLPKDAFESYLGLILLEMPIIQQVDEFIATPKRFGAVRDFLSSLPCATVPDFNAEHAWQTLMRWLRYFLPKRYILFTPNHSEIFYRVQRSS; via the coding sequence ATGATTCTTCCAGCAATTCAGTTAGAAAAATTATGTGCGGAAGCTCATAAAGATATTTTGCTTGCTGCACCCTTTATTAAAGTTTCCGTGTTAGAAAGATTGTTTTTAAAGATATCTAATGATGTTAAAGTTAAATGTATAACACGTTGGCATCCTGAGGAAATTTTAGCTGGTGTAAGTGATTTAGAAGTATGGAATATTATTAAAGCACGTCCTAATTGTTCACTTTGGTTAAAACATAACCTACATGCAAAATTTTATCGTGCCGACGAAGAATGTCTCGTAGGTTCGGCTAATCTAACTGCATCAGCTTTGGGATGGTCTAATCATCCTAATTTTGAAATTCTCGTAGTCCTTCCAGCTACATATAATAATTTAAAAACATTTGAGGCTGAACTTTTAGCAGGATGTATCCAGATTGATGATGGTTTATTTGAGCAAATGTCTATAACAATAGAAATTCTCAAAAATCATCATTTGCAGCAATTACCTTTACCTACTGTTGAAGTAAAAGAATCAAGTTTTGAAAATTTAGCCCAGGCACAAGCCAAGATTAATTATTGGTTGCCAACGTTACGTAATCCAGAAGATTTATATTTAGCCTACTCTGGACAATTAGAAAAGTTAACTACAATTAGTAGAAAAGCAGCACTATTAGATATACATACATTACCATTAACTCCTAATCTGCCAAAAGATGCTTTTGAGTCTTACTTAGGTCTTATTTTACTAGAAATGCCAATAATACAACAGGTTGATGAATTTATTGCAACTCCAAAACGCTTTGGTGCAGTACGTGATTTTCTTTCGTCGCTTCCATGTGCAACAGTTCCTGATTTCAATGCAGAGCATGCTTGGCAAACCCTGATGCGTTGGCTACGTTATTTTTTACCTAAGCGCTACATTTTATTTACTCCGAATCACTCAGAAATTTTCTACCGTGTTCAAAGGAGTTCATAA
- a CDS encoding ATP-binding protein encodes MTTNPHDIVPAHLAVQAMRDNGYKNAAYAIAELMDNSIQAGATEVQLLCGEKQVLVDQRRSSRIYKLAVLDNGCGMDATVLRLALQFGNGTYLDAAKHIGIGRFGMGLPSSSVSQCQKVEVWSWQDGIENAIYTYLDLEEIKQQRQTEVPEPQPKTIPNIWQRVSNSFGQSGTLVVWSNIDKCIWRTGKAIIDNSELLIGRMYRRFLDSGRVSIRMMAFDYDNLTNVIIEKYALPNDPGYLIARTSCPPPYDITSMFQYWEGKDTYEVEKIIDFRGQQHSVKIRFSYAKDQARQPLDGKQPGSLPHGQHAAKNVGISVVRAERELELDKTLVSGYDPTDRWWGIEVEFPPALDDLFGVTNNKQSARNFSELLSIDIESLLKDGKTITQLKLEFEEDGDPRGPLLEISQKIKSQLRIIRGCLDAQTKGRRGNLKRHSGSKAEEVATAVTQERKKEGHTGESDKQEVLSKQERQQVIEKTLTDEGLTENQAVQLAATTIDDGLKYIFAEADLETPAFFSVKPRGGAIIVTLNTNHPAYKNLVEILEKDVDGVDPETLRYRLTNSLEGLKLLLMAWARYEDEQPDGKRRQAAQDTRVDWGRIARQFLEKEE; translated from the coding sequence ATGACTACCAATCCTCATGATATAGTTCCAGCACACTTAGCCGTACAAGCAATGCGAGACAACGGCTATAAAAATGCAGCTTATGCAATTGCTGAATTGATGGATAATTCGATACAAGCAGGTGCAACAGAAGTCCAACTTCTTTGCGGCGAAAAGCAAGTTTTAGTTGATCAGCGTCGTAGTTCTCGAATCTATAAACTTGCAGTTTTAGATAATGGTTGTGGAATGGATGCTACAGTTCTGCGTCTAGCATTGCAATTTGGTAATGGTACTTATCTAGATGCTGCAAAGCATATAGGAATTGGTCGCTTTGGTATGGGACTACCATCTTCTTCAGTTTCTCAATGCCAAAAGGTTGAGGTTTGGAGTTGGCAGGATGGTATAGAGAACGCTATATATACTTATTTAGACTTAGAAGAAATAAAGCAACAACGACAAACCGAGGTACCAGAACCACAACCAAAGACAATTCCTAATATTTGGCAAAGAGTTAGTAACAGTTTTGGACAAAGTGGAACATTAGTAGTTTGGTCAAATATTGACAAGTGTATTTGGAGAACGGGCAAAGCAATTATTGATAATTCTGAACTCTTAATTGGCAGGATGTACCGCAGATTTTTAGATAGTGGTAGAGTTTCTATCCGTATGATGGCATTTGATTACGATAACTTAACTAATGTAATTATTGAAAAGTATGCTTTACCTAACGATCCTGGTTATTTAATAGCAAGAACCTCTTGTCCACCCCCTTATGATATTACTTCAATGTTCCAATATTGGGAAGGAAAAGATACATACGAAGTTGAAAAAATAATAGATTTTCGTGGTCAACAGCATTCTGTAAAAATACGCTTTTCTTATGCAAAAGATCAAGCACGCCAACCTTTGGATGGGAAACAGCCAGGAAGTCTCCCTCATGGACAACACGCAGCTAAAAATGTTGGTATATCTGTTGTAAGAGCAGAACGTGAACTTGAACTTGATAAAACCTTAGTTAGTGGTTATGATCCAACAGATAGATGGTGGGGAATTGAGGTTGAGTTTCCCCCTGCCTTAGATGATTTATTTGGTGTAACTAATAATAAACAATCAGCAAGAAATTTTAGTGAATTACTAAGTATTGATATTGAATCTTTATTAAAAGATGGAAAAACCATAACTCAACTAAAATTAGAGTTTGAAGAAGACGGCGATCCAAGAGGCCCACTATTAGAAATTTCCCAAAAGATTAAGAGCCAGCTTCGGATTATTCGTGGTTGTTTAGACGCACAAACTAAGGGAAGGCGCGGAAATTTAAAACGTCATTCTGGGTCGAAAGCAGAAGAAGTAGCAACGGCTGTTACACAAGAAAGAAAAAAAGAAGGACACACAGGTGAAAGTGATAAACAAGAAGTTTTATCAAAACAAGAAAGACAACAAGTAATTGAAAAAACCTTAACTGACGAAGGATTAACAGAAAATCAAGCAGTTCAGCTAGCTGCAACTACCATTGATGATGGTTTGAAGTACATATTTGCAGAAGCTGATTTAGAAACGCCAGCTTTCTTTTCTGTCAAACCTAGAGGTGGTGCAATTATAGTTACCTTAAATACTAACCATCCTGCTTATAAAAATTTAGTAGAAATTCTAGAGAAAGACGTAGATGGAGTAGATCCAGAAACATTACGATATCGTCTGACCAATTCATTAGAGGGATTAAAACTTTTATTAATGGCTTGGGCAAGATATGAAGACGAGCAACCTGATGGTAAACGTCGTCAAGCCGCTCAAGATACTCGTGTAGATTGGGGACGCATTGCTAGACAATTTTTAGAGAAAGAAGAGTAA